From Bacillus sp. FSL K6-3431, the proteins below share one genomic window:
- a CDS encoding response regulator transcription factor gives MYKVLLVDDEPIITQGLQALINWEDYGFEVVFIAQDGEEALSYIKENTVHLLVTDIMMPKMTGLGLIEHAKKIQSQITCIILSGYQEFEYVRQGMRLGIENYLLKPVDEEELLKTIQAVSQKLYTFIGERHNPEFTTLKDNTLWRLLNGEIEKSEWQERLALYDMRLDKPYYSVSILHFKKDADATQSKKMRRYIEVNYPATCLYNPDQELIIIFEAESEEELTDNNRQLAEDLNHAYDETGDYYLATGKPITSMEKLEDSYIQARELTLYEVCLPPNMLISDKVNIDKQQLLKMQQEYKADMAKRVMTSKEDVEKGIELYFDRLNVNKDYKSHIVIRKYTIDLISYIHYSVQIDKYYRHTTSIEKLVYASNITQIAEVLQDYCEELLHTINNQNDTRSPIVQNVLEYMHANYDQELSLKTLSQRFHVNPIYLGQLFQKELGIVFSEYINHYRLEKAKELLKNTHLRAGDIGKQVGYSDTTYFYKQFKKSVGATPTEWRNI, from the coding sequence ATGTATAAAGTATTACTTGTAGATGATGAACCGATCATAACACAAGGATTACAAGCTTTAATAAATTGGGAAGATTACGGCTTTGAAGTAGTTTTTATCGCTCAGGATGGAGAGGAAGCCCTCTCATATATAAAAGAAAATACTGTGCATTTACTCGTGACGGATATTATGATGCCGAAGATGACCGGCCTTGGATTAATTGAGCATGCTAAAAAAATTCAATCGCAGATTACATGTATTATTTTATCAGGCTATCAAGAATTCGAATATGTAAGACAAGGTATGAGGCTCGGAATTGAAAATTACTTACTAAAGCCCGTCGATGAAGAAGAATTATTAAAAACAATTCAAGCGGTTAGTCAAAAATTATATACATTTATCGGTGAACGGCATAATCCGGAATTTACGACACTTAAAGATAATACACTATGGCGTCTCTTAAATGGAGAAATTGAAAAAAGCGAATGGCAAGAAAGACTAGCACTATATGATATGAGATTGGATAAACCGTATTATAGTGTTTCGATTCTTCATTTTAAAAAGGATGCAGATGCAACACAGAGCAAAAAAATGCGCAGATATATTGAAGTAAACTATCCAGCGACATGTCTTTACAATCCAGATCAAGAATTGATCATTATTTTTGAAGCAGAGAGTGAAGAGGAATTAACCGATAATAATCGCCAACTCGCTGAGGATTTAAATCATGCATATGATGAAACTGGAGATTATTACTTAGCGACCGGGAAACCGATCACATCTATGGAGAAGCTAGAAGACAGTTATATTCAGGCAAGAGAATTAACCTTGTATGAAGTGTGTCTACCACCTAATATGCTGATTTCGGATAAAGTGAATATCGATAAGCAGCAACTACTAAAGATGCAACAAGAGTATAAGGCTGATATGGCTAAACGTGTAATGACATCTAAAGAAGATGTGGAAAAAGGTATCGAACTATATTTTGACCGATTAAACGTGAATAAAGATTATAAATCACATATTGTTATTAGAAAATATACGATCGATTTAATATCTTACATCCATTATTCTGTGCAAATAGATAAATATTATAGACATACAACATCGATTGAAAAGCTTGTTTATGCATCAAATATAACGCAAATCGCCGAGGTTCTTCAGGATTACTGTGAGGAGCTGCTCCATACGATTAATAACCAAAACGATACACGGAGCCCAATTGTGCAAAATGTTCTGGAGTATATGCACGCAAATTATGATCAAGAACTTTCATTAAAGACATTAAGTCAACGTTTTCACGTGAATCCTATTTATCTGGGACAGTTATTTCAAAAAGAACTAGGAATCGTATTTTCCGAGTATATTAATCATTACAGATTGGAAAAAGCGAAGGAATTATTGAAAAATACACATTTACGTGCCGGGGATATTGGCAAGCAAGTTGGTTATTCTGATACAACCTATTTCTATAAGCAATTCAAGAAAAGTGTCGGAGCAACACCAACCGAGTGGAGAAATATTTAA
- a CDS encoding sensor histidine kinase — protein MDFKRKLAYKHKIFNKLLLTSSITIIATVSVLFVTITNYYSDGIIQREMDLNSRILERVHDYFNEREIDVTTMIRELYGKNELINDMAYALQNGYQDYLKYRLDRYADSPSFVPSDMNTFFNTYFDQRNDVNAVSLRSDETPSIEYLYIYNFLRWSKSIVNESIDYSTIAHFHDRVDAFPSVGPTLREVQDTFTIERNINNPSTLDKVGEISVYYTTEGLDNIINKRKTEAKPSIFILNNDRKVIYASNDKNIPLKMIQGFPQETNESVEKWEGETYYVNSVAGNKDFTYIGIIPEKELNKLTIVRGTMWLMIAVSTLIAILITYSFMRNYSSRINKIDSSIREVERGNLDVRIPEFKQKDELSTIALSFNSMLDELNNYIDRFYVLNIKQQQAELKALQSQINPHFLFNTLEVIRMAAVIEGSKTSSKMIYHLSRLFRYTLESKETVPLHIELEHTNQYLQLMQLHHPNKLEVIIDIPNDIENVPIQKLILQPIIENYMVHGFRKDQTDNRLEIKVSEVDGKIEIYVKDNGLGISVDRLKEIMTHLNDEGDVIQSIGLKNVHQRLKLKYGPPFGLSIQSTEMIETIVTIFIPIGGNRHV, from the coding sequence GTGGACTTCAAGCGAAAACTTGCATATAAGCATAAAATATTTAATAAATTACTATTAACTTCCTCGATTACGATTATAGCGACAGTTTCTGTCTTGTTCGTTACGATTACAAATTACTATTCAGACGGTATTATCCAAAGAGAAATGGATTTGAACTCCCGAATATTAGAAAGAGTGCATGATTATTTCAATGAAAGAGAAATAGATGTAACGACTATGATCAGAGAGCTTTATGGAAAAAATGAACTAATTAATGATATGGCCTATGCTCTCCAAAATGGATATCAAGATTATCTCAAGTATCGATTAGATCGATATGCAGATAGTCCTTCTTTTGTTCCAAGCGATATGAATACTTTTTTTAATACTTATTTTGATCAACGTAATGATGTGAATGCAGTTAGCTTGCGTTCTGATGAAACGCCATCGATAGAATATTTATATATTTATAACTTTCTACGCTGGAGTAAATCCATTGTTAACGAATCTATCGACTATTCAACGATCGCTCATTTTCATGACAGGGTAGATGCATTTCCATCTGTTGGGCCTACTTTAAGGGAAGTACAAGATACATTTACTATTGAACGCAATATTAATAATCCTAGTACACTTGATAAAGTCGGAGAGATATCTGTTTATTATACGACCGAAGGATTAGATAATATTATTAATAAAAGAAAAACAGAGGCAAAACCCTCCATTTTTATATTGAATAATGATAGAAAAGTGATATATGCCTCCAATGATAAGAATATTCCTTTGAAAATGATACAAGGTTTCCCACAGGAAACGAATGAAAGTGTTGAGAAATGGGAGGGAGAAACCTATTATGTGAACTCGGTCGCTGGCAACAAAGATTTTACATACATCGGTATAATCCCTGAAAAAGAACTGAATAAATTAACGATTGTCAGAGGGACAATGTGGCTAATGATCGCAGTTTCAACACTGATTGCAATATTAATCACCTATTCATTTATGCGCAATTACTCGTCGAGAATCAATAAAATAGACTCCTCGATACGAGAAGTGGAACGGGGCAATCTAGATGTACGTATACCAGAATTCAAACAAAAAGATGAACTTTCCACGATTGCATTAAGCTTCAACTCGATGCTTGATGAATTAAATAATTATATTGATCGGTTTTATGTACTAAATATTAAACAGCAACAAGCTGAATTGAAAGCGTTGCAATCGCAGATTAATCCACACTTTTTATTTAATACATTAGAAGTTATTCGGATGGCTGCAGTAATAGAAGGGTCAAAAACTTCTAGTAAAATGATTTATCATTTATCAAGATTATTTAGATATACGCTTGAATCAAAAGAAACTGTTCCGTTACACATTGAGTTGGAGCATACTAATCAATATTTACAATTGATGCAGCTTCATCATCCAAATAAGTTAGAAGTTATCATTGATATTCCTAATGATATCGAGAATGTACCTATTCAAAAATTAATCCTTCAACCAATCATTGAAAATTATATGGTCCATGGATTTAGAAAAGATCAAACGGATAATCGTTTAGAAATCAAGGTCTCGGAAGTGGATGGGAAAATCGAGATATATGTAAAGGATAATGGTTTAGGTATTTCGGTGGATAGGTTAAAAGAAATTATGACCCACCTTAATGATGAAGGTGATGTGATACAATCAATTGGTCTGAAAAATGTACATCAACGTTTAAAATTGAAATATGGACCACCATTTGGCCTATCGATTCAAAGTACGGAAATGATAGAAACCATCGTAACGATTTTTATTCCTATAGGGGGAAACAGGCATGTATAA
- a CDS encoding glycoside hydrolase family 1 protein — MNKEFYQFPNGFWWGSASSATQMEGASTLEGKGENIWDYWFQEESNRFFNGVGPGNTSNFYERYKEDISLMKELGHNSFRLSISWSRLIPTGDGAVNEKAVTFYKNVLKEMVDQNLEPFVNLYHFDMPMVMQRKGGWESREVVDAYVRYASICFELFGEMVNKWFTHNEPVVPVEQQYLYGAHYPAECDFSKAVQAGFHSILASAKAVKEFKAKGHKGEIGVILNLTPSYPRSNHPEDVKAATIADLFFNRSFLDPFVKGEFPTELVDLIKTEGFMPDIEAGDLELIANNTVDLLGINYYQPRRVKAKENMPNLNAPFLPERYFDYYEMPGRKMNPYRGWEIYEKGIYDILVNVKENYGNIPCFISENGMGVENEDRFLNDEGQIQDDYRIDFYKNHLKWMHKALEEGVDLKGYHVWTFIDNWSWLNAYKNRYGLVSLDLENGYKRTIKKSGEWYRELSVQNGFYDKDSTR; from the coding sequence ATGAATAAAGAATTTTATCAGTTTCCAAACGGTTTTTGGTGGGGGTCTGCTTCATCTGCGACGCAAATGGAAGGAGCATCGACGCTAGAGGGAAAAGGAGAGAATATTTGGGATTATTGGTTTCAGGAGGAATCTAATCGTTTTTTTAATGGCGTTGGTCCCGGAAATACATCTAATTTTTATGAGCGATATAAAGAGGATATATCTTTAATGAAAGAACTTGGTCACAATAGCTTCCGTCTGTCTATCTCTTGGTCGAGACTTATTCCGACTGGTGATGGTGCGGTCAACGAAAAGGCTGTTACATTTTATAAAAATGTGTTAAAAGAGATGGTTGATCAAAATTTGGAACCTTTTGTAAATCTTTATCACTTCGATATGCCGATGGTGATGCAAAGAAAAGGTGGGTGGGAAAGCCGCGAAGTAGTTGATGCCTATGTGCGTTATGCTTCTATTTGCTTTGAGCTTTTTGGCGAGATGGTGAACAAGTGGTTTACACATAACGAACCGGTTGTTCCTGTAGAACAACAATATTTATATGGTGCTCATTACCCTGCTGAATGTGATTTTTCGAAAGCTGTACAAGCTGGTTTCCATTCCATTCTAGCAAGTGCAAAAGCTGTGAAAGAATTTAAGGCGAAAGGACATAAAGGTGAAATTGGTGTTATTTTAAATTTGACGCCATCCTACCCACGTAGCAATCATCCAGAAGATGTCAAAGCCGCAACTATCGCTGACTTATTTTTTAACCGATCGTTCTTAGATCCATTTGTAAAAGGCGAGTTTCCAACAGAGCTTGTCGATTTAATAAAGACAGAAGGCTTCATGCCAGATATCGAAGCGGGAGATTTAGAGCTCATTGCAAATAATACCGTTGATTTATTAGGAATCAATTATTACCAGCCTAGGCGGGTGAAGGCGAAGGAAAATATGCCTAATCTAAATGCTCCATTTTTGCCTGAACGTTACTTTGATTATTATGAAATGCCCGGAAGAAAAATGAATCCATATCGCGGATGGGAGATTTATGAAAAAGGTATTTATGATATTTTAGTAAATGTGAAAGAGAATTATGGAAATATTCCATGCTTCATTTCAGAAAATGGTATGGGCGTCGAAAACGAAGATAGATTTCTTAATGATGAAGGTCAAATTCAGGATGATTATCGCATTGATTTTTATAAAAACCATTTGAAATGGATGCATAAAGCATTGGAAGAAGGCGTCGATTTAAAAGGATATCATGTCTGGACGTTTATAGATAATTGGTCGTGGTTAAATGCATACAAAAACCGTTATGGTTTAGTATCACTCGATTTAGAAAATGGCTACAAGCGGACAATTAAAAAGAGTGGAGAATGGTATCGAGAGCTATCTGTCCAAAATGGTTTTTATGATAAGGATTCAACAAGATGA